CGGCGGCACTCGCGACGGGAGTGTGAGCATGCGCGTGCGCCCGCTCCTCCTCACCCTGAGCTATGTGCTGGGGCTCTCGCTCGTGTACGCCGGGCTCGGGCTCTTCGCGGGGATGACGGGGACGATGTTCGGGCGTGTGAGCACCAATCCGTGGCTCTACTTCGCGATGGCCAACCTCCTTGTCCTGGCCGCGCTCTCGATGTTCGACGTGATCCCGGTGCGGCTCCCCTCGTTTGTCCTCCAGCGCGCCGCGAGCGCCGGAACCGGGGGGCGAGTCGGTGGCGCGTTCGCGATGGGCGCAATGTCGGGGCTGGTCGCCGCCCCCTGTTCTGCCCCGGTAATGATCGCCGTCCTCACGTGGGTCACCGAAACGAAGAGCGGGGTGCTGGGTTTCATCTATCTGTTCGCCTTCTCCCTGGGGATGTGCACGCTCCTGGTCGTGGTCGGGCTTTCGTCGGGGGCCATCTCGCGCCTGCCGCGCGCCGGGGTGTGGATGGTGACGGTGAAGAAGCTGTTCGGGCTCGTGATGCTCGGCGTGGCCGAGTACTACTTCGTGAAGATGGGGCAGCTGCTGATATGATCGGTCGACTGAAGTTGATGACGCGCCGGGCGCGTGCTGGCGCGTTTGTCGCCGGCGTGCTTGTCGCCGGCGCGTTTGTCGCCGGCGTGCTTGTCGCCGGCGCGCTGGGGATTGCGCTCGCGCTCACGCCGGCCGCGGCGCGGGCGCAGCACGCGATCGACCTCCCGTTAGGCTCGACGCTCCCCGACCTCAAGGTCGAGACGCTCGACGGCCAGCCGGCCAGCATTGGCCCCTACATCGGGAAAACTCCGCTCCTGATCGAGGTGTGGGCCACGTGGTGCGAGAACTGCAAGGCGCTCGAGCCCAGGATCCTCGCCGCCAGGAAGAAGTACGGGCAGCAGGTGAAGTTCCTGGGGCTCGCCGTCTCGTTCAACCAGTCGCCGCAGCGCGTGAAGCTCTACATGGAGAAGCACGGCTTCGACGTGGAGACGCTGTACGATCGCAAGGGCGAGGCCGACGCCGTGTACGGCGTGAAGGCCACCTCGACCGTGATCGTGGTGAACAAGGCGGGGAAGATCGTCTACGCCGGCGCCGGCGGCGACCAGGACATCGAGGCCGCGATCCGGAAGGCGTTGTAGCTCGCGACGACGCGGCGCGGGATCGCGCGGCACGCGACGGCGCGGCGCGGGACGACGCGGTACGGGACGACGCGGCGCGAGACGACGCGGCGGGCGACGGCGCGGCGCGCGACGGCGCGGCGCGCGGCGGCGCCTCGGACGCGATCGTGCTGGAACGCGGCGCGCGGCGCCGCTCGCCCTTGCGGCGGAACGCTATCCCCGCGTGCCGTCCCTGGCTTCGCGCAGCAGCTGCACGCCGATCGCGTCCAGCCCGTCCAGCAGCCGCGCCAGGTGATCACGCCCGGTGCGCGGATTGATGATCGTCACCCGGAGCACGCGCCGGCCGTCGAGCAGCGTGGCCGTGATCCATCCCGCACCCGAGGCGTTGTAGCGCTCGCGCAGCTCGCGGTTGCAGTCGTCGAGCGCTGCCTCGTCCAGCGCCGCACCGGGGCCGCCGGTGAAGCGGAAGCAGAGGATGTTCGTCTCCGGCAGGTGCAATGCCTCGAAGTGCGGGTGCGCCGTCACCAGGCCGTGGAACTCGGCCGTGAGGTCGCACAGGTAGTCGTAGAACGCGGCAATTCCCGACTGCCCGTAACGGAGGATCGACGCCCACACCTTGAGCACGTCGCCACGGCGCGAGCACTGGAGCGAGCGCGGCCCCAGGTCGAGCACCGGTGCCCCACTCCCCTGGTGAAAGAGGTACGGCGCCGACTGGCTGAAGGCGCGGTCCAGCACTGAAGCGTCGCGCACCAGGACCATCCCCGCCGCCAGCGGCATCAGCATCATCTTGTGCGGGTCCCACGCCAGCGAGTCGACGCGCTCGATGCCGCGCAGTCGTTCGCGGTGCCTCGCCGTGAACAGCGCCGAGGCGCCGTGCGCCGCATCGACGTGCAGCCAAGTGCCGTGCGCCGCGCAGGCATCGGCAATCGTCGCCAGGTCATCGAAGGCACCCGTGGCCGTGCTCCCCGCGGTCGCCACCACGGCAAGGACGCGCCGCCCCTCGCCGCGCAGGCGCTTCAGCATGGGCGCCACCTGGCGCGCGTCCATGCGATAGCCATCGGAAGGGACGATGATGGCCTGCCGCACCCCCAGCCCCATGATCCCGACGGCGCGACTCACGGCGTAGTGCGCGTGCGCGCCGCACAGTACCACGGGCGCTTCGGCGCCGACCCCCTCCTCCCATGCATTCGGCATGACGCGCCCGCGCGCCGCCAGCAGCGCCGTGAGCGTCGCCTCGGTCCCGCCCGACGTGAAGGTCCCACCGCCCTCCGCCCCAAAGCCCGCCAGCGTGCACATCCAGCGAATCACCTGCCGCTCCACCATCGTCCCCGCCGGCGACATCTCACGCACCGCCTGCGAGTTGTTGAGCGCCGAGATCACCGCCTCGGTCCAGATCGCGACGGGGAGCGGTGGCGACACCTGGTGGCCCACGTACATCGGATGCGTGAGGCGGTTCGACTCCGCCATCACGTCATCGCGCAGGCGCTGCGCCACCACGTCGAGCGGTACACCGTCCCACGGCAGCGCGCCGGCGAAGCGCTCCGCCAGCTGCATCGGGGGCGTGCCGCGCGACACCGCACCGTCGCCCGCCCCAGCGGTGGCGAGGTACTCCACCGCCAGGTCGACCAGGCGATGCGCGGCCTCGGGTGTCGCATCGTCGGCAAGCGATCGGTAGGGCGTCGAGTCGCGGAAGGCGTCGAGCCGGTCGGGCCGCGTCATCCCTCGACCGCTCCTGCCGTAGTCCCGGTGAGCCGGAGCTCGAACAAGGGGCGCGGCGGGAGTGGCTCGTCGGTGAGCGAGCAGCGGATGTGGTCCACCACCAGCGGGGTCTCCAGCCGCACGGCCAGCAGCTCGCGGCGCTGCACGGGAGTCAGCGTCCGGAAGAAGGAGAGCGTCACGTGCGGCGTGAAGGAAAAGCGCGCCGGCTGGAACGACAGCCCGCTGCTGGCAATGCGCTCATGCAACTCCCGCAGGGGACCGTGATGGTCCACGGGGAGGACGATGATGTCGGTCTGCATGAAGCGAATGGGATGGAGGAAGGCAAGCTCCATCGGCGGCGTGGTCGCCGCGATCGCCTGCATCACCTCGAGCAGCTGCTCGCGCGGAGTGCGGGGGTCGATCGGCCCCACCCCCGACGACCCGGCCAGGGTGAGGTGCGGCGGGAGGTAGTTGGCGAGCTTGGGATCGTAGCGATGCTGAATGGCGTGGATGCTCTCTCCGGCGGGACCCCGGGCATCGATGACGACGAAGATCCCGGGACCTCGTCGCCATTTGTCAGAGAGTTCGGCGTCAATCGATGAGGACACGTGCTGCGGAAACGAGTAAGGCGGGGGAGGGGTTAGCGCGGACACGGAGCCGTGCGATGGCACGCCGGTGCGCAAATGGACGACGGGAATGATATGGTACAATGCGAGCTGTTTCGATGGTGCGCGTTGAGGGGTGGGGAGGCATCTTGGTTTCGGGGGGGGCCCCCGCACCCCACCCCCCAGATTCTCCCATCTCCCATCTCCCGTCCCCCCTCCCCCGGCACCCGTCCGCCCCCCATGCCCCTCCCCGCCGCCCGCGACCGACTCCTCGCCCTTCCCCACATCGCGCTCGGCGCGCTCCCCACACCAATCGACGACGCCCCCCGACTGCGCGAGGCCATCGGCATGGGAGCCCGCCTCGTCATCAAGCGCGACGATGCGCTCCCCTTCGGATTCGGCGGCAACAAGGTGCGCAAGCTCGGACTCGTCGCCGCCCAGGCGCAGCGAGAGCATATCGACACGCTCATCACGTGCGGCGGCGTGCAGTCCAACCACTGCCGAGCCACCGCCGCCACCGCCGCCCGGCTCGGCATGGCGTGCCACATCGTCGCCAACGGAACGCCCCCCGATCGACTGAGCGGCAACGCCCTGCTCGACCACCTCCTGGGCGCACAGGTCACGTACGTCGCGCAGCGCACCGATCGCGCGCCGGGCATGGAGTCGCTGGCCCAGCGCCTCCGCGCCGAGGGACGCAAGCCGCTCATCATCCCGTTAGGCGCGTCGACCCCCCTCGGCGCGCTCGGCCTGACGCTGGGCGTGGGCGAGATCGCCCGCCAGGGGATCGTCCCCGACGTCATCGTGCACGCCACCTCATCGGGCGGGACCCAGGCCGGGCTCCTCGCTGGCTGCGCCTTGTTTGGGCTCCGCACGCGCGTCATCGGGATCAGCGCCGACGATCCCGTTGCGGACATCGCACACGTGGTCGCCGGGATCGGCGCCGGTATCGAGGAGTTGCTGGTCCTGCCGCACGGCGCGCTCGGCCTCGAGGCACGCTTCGAGGCCGATGCCTCGTACGTGGGCGATGGGTATGGGATCCCGAGCGAGGCGTCGCGTGAGGCACAGTCGCTCGCCGCGCGCACCGAGGCGCTCTTCACCGATCACTGGTACACGGCCAAGGCGCTCGCCGGGCTCATCGCGATGGCCCGCGCCGGGCGCTTCCATGACGGCGAGACGGTGATGTTCTGGCACACCGGCGGGCAGGTCGGGCTCTTCGCCTGAGGTCGCGCACGCCCCCGATAGAAGACGGGCGGCGCATCGTGCGCCGCCCGTCTCGTGTGGTCGCCCCTGCTTCTTGAACTTGAGCGCGGGTTGCGGTGCCGCCTGGACGAGCGTGGCGCCGGTCGCCTTCCCGCCCGTCATCTCGAAATCGACCAGGAAGCCATCGGGAAGTCCTGGCGGTCCCGTTAGGCGGAAGCGCGTGGGCGTCAGCGCCACCAGCGAGTACCTCGGCTGCCCGGGAACGGTCATCGTGACCGTCCCGCCCACCACCTGCACCTGGACCTCGAACGGCGCCTGGTCCGGCTTGTACGTGCCGGCCAGCGCTTGCAGCTGCTCCTCATCGAGCGTGACCGCCGCTGTCGGCGGCCGGCGGCGCCAGTCGGAACCTGGCCTCGGGGGCAATGTCGAGCCTCAACTCCGACGGCTTCCCCGCCGCATCGATCATGAACGTCGCCATCGGCTTGCCTAACGTCCGGTTGTCGAGCACGACGCGGAACGAGTCGTAGTTCCAGTGCTCCAACGTCCCGCCAAAGCGACCGAACTGGAGGCGCAGCGCGCCGTCTCGCGCGGTGACCACCACGTCACCATACAGCGAGTCGTTGTACGTCCCCGCGTACTTCGCCGCCTCGAGCGACGGCCGGGTCCCCGCGATGCGCGCCTTCTCCATCGCCGCTTCCGCCTTCTTCCCCGCCTCGGTCAGGGGGGCGAGCATCTTCAGGTACTCGGCGTTCCAGTCGCGCGGCGTGTCGCGCGTGTACAGGTCGAAGACGTACGGGAAGATCGACTCCGGCGCCGGCGTCCCGTTGAGGTTCGTGAGGACCACGACCCCCAGCTTCTCGTCCGGCAGCATGGCCACCATCGCCGACATCCCGTCGATGTTGCCGCCATGGTGCACGGCGAGGCGCCCGTTGAAGTCCTGCAGGAACCACCCCATCCCGTACGAGGCGAGGTTGGCCCCCGGCGCCAGGAAGCGGCCGGTGGGCCCCTCGAGGCGTATGTGCGTGTTGGGGAGCCACATGTCGCCGTGGTTCCCCGTGGTGATCAACTGCTTCCCCGCGAATTTCCCGCGCCCCAGCTGCAAGCGCACCCACTGTGCCATGTCGCGCACGTTGGAGTTGATCGAACCGGCAGGCGCAATGTTGTCGATGTTCTTGTACTGAACCGTGAGCAGCGTGTCGTTGAGCAGGTAGTGCGGGGTTGCCACGTTGGGGCGCCCGGCGAGGGCGGTGACCGACGTCGACGACGAGGTCATGCCGAGCGGCGCGAAGATCTTCGTGCGGATCTGATCGTCCCACGACGCACGTTCCACCGCCGCCACCGCCTCGCCGGCCGCCAGGTACATCAGGTTCTGGTA
This DNA window, taken from Gemmatimonadaceae bacterium, encodes the following:
- a CDS encoding sulfite exporter TauE/SafE family protein gives rise to the protein MDFSSIAQHLSGSPATALPLLFVAGVLTSLTPCIYPMIPITAAIVGGQAAEGSGGGTRDGSVSMRVRPLLLTLSYVLGLSLVYAGLGLFAGMTGTMFGRVSTNPWLYFAMANLLVLAALSMFDVIPVRLPSFVLQRAASAGTGGRVGGAFAMGAMSGLVAAPCSAPVMIAVLTWVTETKSGVLGFIYLFAFSLGMCTLLVVVGLSSGAISRLPRAGVWMVTVKKLFGLVMLGVAEYYFVKMGQLLI
- a CDS encoding TlpA family protein disulfide reductase: MIGRLKLMTRRARAGAFVAGVLVAGAFVAGVLVAGALGIALALTPAAARAQHAIDLPLGSTLPDLKVETLDGQPASIGPYIGKTPLLIEVWATWCENCKALEPRILAARKKYGQQVKFLGLAVSFNQSPQRVKLYMEKHGFDVETLYDRKGEADAVYGVKATSTVIVVNKAGKIVYAGAGGDQDIEAAIRKAL
- a CDS encoding 2'-5' RNA ligase family protein; this encodes MSSSIDAELSDKWRRGPGIFVVIDARGPAGESIHAIQHRYDPKLANYLPPHLTLAGSSGVGPIDPRTPREQLLEVMQAIAATTPPMELAFLHPIRFMQTDIIVLPVDHHGPLRELHERIASSGLSFQPARFSFTPHVTLSFFRTLTPVQRRELLAVRLETPLVVDHIRCSLTDEPLPPRPLFELRLTGTTAGAVEG
- a CDS encoding pyridoxal-phosphate dependent enzyme is translated as MPLPAARDRLLALPHIALGALPTPIDDAPRLREAIGMGARLVIKRDDALPFGFGGNKVRKLGLVAAQAQREHIDTLITCGGVQSNHCRATAATAARLGMACHIVANGTPPDRLSGNALLDHLLGAQVTYVAQRTDRAPGMESLAQRLRAEGRKPLIIPLGASTPLGALGLTLGVGEIARQGIVPDVIVHATSSGGTQAGLLAGCALFGLRTRVIGISADDPVADIAHVVAGIGAGIEELLVLPHGALGLEARFEADASYVGDGYGIPSEASREAQSLAARTEALFTDHWYTAKALAGLIAMARAGRFHDGETVMFWHTGGQVGLFA
- a CDS encoding serine hydrolase; the protein is MINARWRLQLGTAAARTGAAMLLVAVLSTSGAAQKGKGGGDAARYAKLDAYVAATMKAWKVPGIALAIVKDDSLVYAKGYGTRTVGKDETVDANTIFAIGSSSKAFTAALVAMAVDEGKMKWDEKVSAYLPGFAMYDNYASRELTVRDALSHRSGLARGDFAWYIGGFDRADLLRRVRYLAPTWSFRSTFGYQNLMYLAAGEAVAAVERASWDDQIRTKIFAPLGMTSSSTSVTALAGRPNVATPHYLLNDTLLTVQYKNIDNIAPAGSINSNVRDMAQWVRLQLGRGKFAGKQLITTGNHGDMWLPNTHIRLEGPTGRFLAPGANLASYGMGWFLQDFNGRLAVHHGGNIDGMSAMVAMLPDEKLGVVVLTNLNGTPAPESIFPYVFDLYTRDTPRDWNAEYLKMLAPLTEAGKKAEAAMEKARIAGTRPSLEAAKYAGTYNDSLYGDVVVTARDGALRLQFGRFGGTLEHWNYDSFRVVLDNRTLGKPMATFMIDAAGKPSELRLDIAPEARFRLAPPAADSGGHAR